The following is a genomic window from Geoalkalibacter halelectricus.
CGGACTGGGCCATGCCCTCGGGGACCAACCCCAGGGTGAGACACAGGACCAGGCCGCCCAGGGCCAGGATTGATTTGCTTCTATCGGAGCGCATATCTTTATTTTACCCGAGAGGACGCCTTTTCATGACGACCATCGACCTGACCACGCCCGCCCTGCTGTTTCCCGCCATCTCATTGCTGCTGCTCGCCTACACCAATCGTTTTTTGGTGCTGGCGCAATTGATTCGACAACTGCACGAGCGCTGCCGTGATGATCTGGAGGACGTCACGGTGCGCCAGATCGCCAACCTGCGCAAACGCATCGGGCTGATCAAGGCCATGCAGGCCTATGGCGTGAGCAGCTTTATCCTCTGCTCCCTGGCGATGTTTTTCATTTTTTTGCATCAAACGTTCATCGCGCAGATGTGCTTCGGACTGAGTTTATTCGTACTGGTGGTGTCGTTGGGGTATTCCCTGTACGAAATCGCCATCAGCACCGATGCCATCAAGATCGAACTGGAGGATTTGGAGAAGCAGCGCCGCGATGTTTGACTCGCCTGGATCCTGACGTCCTTGGCGGCAAAAAAACGTGAATAAAAAAAGGGCCAAGCAGCGTGGGAAAGGTGAGGGGGAGCCAGCGAAGCCTGCCGCTTGCGCGACGCCTCGCCGGCTCCCTCAGGTTCTGACCGCTCTTACAGCGGGCGGGGATTGCACAGATTTTCGTCGTTATGAGTGCGCGCCCCGCAGTTGGCGCAGACATAACGCGGATTTTCAAAAAGCTTGTCAATCTCGGGATTGCGCTCCTTGTAGGTCAGTTGGCAGGCATGAAGGGCACAATGCTCTTCGGGGTTGATACAGTCTTTGTCGGCCATGAAAATTTCTCCTTTTAGGTGGATTTCTAGCGAACGTGGCAGCCGGCGCAGGTGGTCGGCCCGACTCCCTCGTCGCGGTGGCAGCCGATGCACAGATCGTGGGCGCTGGCTTGATCGAGGGTGATCATCCGCGGCGGCATCTCCACGTGGCAGAGGTTGCAGGCCACGGCTTGGGCGTGCATTTTATGGTCGAAGGTCACGTTGCCGTTGCGCGCCTCGTAGATGACCACATCGGGCCCGGCATCGCTGATTTCCTCCCTGACTGCCTCGGTGACCTTCTCGACCGCTTCTTCAGTCTTCTCCTTGGCCTTCTCGTAGGTTTCCTTGGCGGCTTCCTTGGTTTTTTCATACCCCGCGACCACGGTTTCCTTGGCCTCCTCGTAAGTCTCGGCGGCTCTTTCCTGAACGGTCTCCCCTGTCTCCGCAGCGGTTTCCTGAGCGTCCTCGGCGGCTTCCTCGGCCTGCTCCCTGGCCTCCTCGGCAACCTGTTCTGTTGGGGCCGGTTCCGCCGGGGCGGGCGCCGCTTCGCGAGTCTCATCGCGCTGGCAAGCGCCAAGCAGCGCCACCAAGGCCACAACCACAACCAGTTTCATGAGGGTTTGTGCCATAACTTTTTCCTCCCCGATAAAATGTTTTTTTTGCCTGCCTCTCCTGAGGTTGCAAGCTAATTTTGCCATTTTACCAGGGATTTTTCCGGATGCACGGCTGTTGCCGCGGTTCGGCGTGGCGGCGGATCAGCTAAAGGCGGCCTTGGTCAATAGAATCCCGACATAAAGCAGTACGGGGCCGCCGACCAGGGACAACAGGGTGAAGGGGCTGTTAAGCCGAAGTTTTTTGCGCGCCAGGCCGATCACGGCCGCGGCCAGGGCCGCTGCGCCGATGAGAATCAGATTGACGCCCATGATCAGGCTGAAAAAGTGATAGGTTCCTTCATTCATGCTCCGTCTCCTGTGTCCGGCGCAA
Proteins encoded in this region:
- a CDS encoding DUF2721 domain-containing protein, giving the protein MDLTTPALLFPAISLLLLAYTNRFLVLAQLIRQLHERCRDDLEDVTVRQIANLRKRIGLIKAMQAYGVSSFILCSLAMFFIFLHQTFIAQMCFGLSLFVLVVSLGYSLYEIAISTDAIKIELEDLEKQRRDV
- a CDS encoding cytochrome c3 family protein: MAQTLMKLVVVVALVALLGACQRDETREAAPAPAEPAPTEQVAEEAREQAEEAAEDAQETAAETGETVQERAAETYEEAKETVVAGYEKTKEAAKETYEKAKEKTEEAVEKVTEAVREEISDAGPDVVIYEARNGNVTFDHKMHAQAVACNLCHVEMPPRMITLDQASAHDLCIGCHRDEGVGPTTCAGCHVR